In one window of Camelina sativa cultivar DH55 chromosome 15, Cs, whole genome shotgun sequence DNA:
- the LOC104747959 gene encoding CSC1-like protein HYP1 encodes MLLSALLTSVGINLGLCFLFFTLYSILRKQPANVTVYGPRLVKDGNSQQSNAFNLERLLPTAGWVKRALEPTNDEILSNLGLDALVFVRVFVFSIRVFSFASVVGIFILLPVNYMGTEFEEFFDLPKKSMDNFSISNVNDGSNKLWIHFCAIYIFTAVVCSLLYHEHQYISSKRIAHLYSSKPQPHEFTVLVSGVPLVSGNSISETVENFFREYHSSTYLSHIVVHRTDKLKVLMNDAEKLYKKLTRVKSGSISRRRDGFLGMFGKNVDVVDHYQKKLDKLEDDMRLKQSLLAGEEVPAAFVSFRTRHGAAIATNIQQGLDPTQWLTERAPEPSDVHWPFFTASFVRRWISNVVVLVAFVTLLILYIVPVVVVXN; translated from the exons ATGCTTCTCTCAGCACTTTTAACTTCAGTTGGAATCAATCTTGGgctctgttttctgtttttcaCTTTGTATTCAATTTTGAGAAAACAGCCTGCCAATGTCACTGTATACGGTCCCCGGCTTGTTAAAGACGGGAACTCTCAGCAGTCAAATGCGTTCAACCTCGAGAGGCTTTTGCCTACAGCAGGTTGGGTCAAAAGAGCACTGGAACCTACCAATGATGAAATCCTTTCCAATCTTGGCTTAGATGCTTTGGTCTTCGTTCGTGTTTTTGTCTTCAG TATAAGAGTGTTTAGCTTTGCTTCTGTGGTTGGAATCTTCATACTTCTTCCGGTTAATTATATGGGCACCGAGTTTGAAGAGTTTTTTGACCTGCCAAAGAAGTCTATGGATAACTTCAGCATTTCTAATGTCAACGATGGATCAAATAA GCTGTGGATCCACTTTTGCGCAATATACATCTTCACTGCAGTTGTTTGCTCTCTACTTTACCAT GAGCACCAGTACATCTCATCAAAGCGGATAGCTCATCTTTATTCATCCAAGCCTCAGCCACATGAATTTACGGTTCTGGTCAGTGGCGTCCCTCTTGTGTCCGGGAACAGTATAAGTGAGACAGTGGAAAACTTTTTCAGGGAATATCATTCTTCCACGTATCTTTCTCATATAGTTGTTCATCGGACAGACAAGTTAAAAGTTCTCATG AATGATGCTGAGAAGCTGTACAAGAAGCTTACTCGAGTAAAATCCGGAAGCATATCTCGTAGGCGTGATGGGTTTCTAGGGATGTTTGGGAAGAATGTTGATGTGGTTGACCATTACCAAAAGAAGCTTGACAAGTTAGAAGACGACATGAGATTGAAACAGTCTTTATTAGCAGGAGAG GAAGTTCCAGCTGCTTTCGTTTCCTTTAGGACAAGACATGGTGCTGCAATAGCAACAAACATTCAGCAAGGTCTAGATCCAACACAATGGCTGACTGAGAGAGCCCCGGAGCCTAGTGATGTTCATTGGCCATTTTTCACTGCATCGTTTGTGAGAAGATGGATCTCCAATGTGGTGGTGCTCGTGGCTTTCGTAACTCTGTTAATCCTATACATTGTCCCTGTTGTAGTGGTTCANAACTGA
- the LOC104744257 gene encoding CSC1-like protein HYP1: MLLSALLTSVGINLGLCFLFFTLYSILRKQPANVTVYGPRLVKDGNSQQSNAFNLERLLPTAGWVKRALEPTNDEILSNLGLDALVFVRVFVFSIRVFSFASVVGIFILLPVNYMGTEFEEFFDLPKKSMDNFSISNVNDGSNKLWIHFCAIYIFTAVVCSLLYHEHQYISSKRIAHLYSSKPQPHEFTVLVSGVPLVSGNSISETVENFFREYHSSTYLSHIVVHRTDKLKVLMNDAEKLYKKLTRVKSGSISRRRDGFLGMFGKNVDVVDHYQKKLDKLEDDMRLKQSLLAGEEVPAAFVSFRTRHGAAIATNIQQGLDPTQWLTERAPEPSDVHWPFFTASFVRRWISNVVVLVAFVTLLILYIVPVVVVQGLANLHQLETWFPFLTGLLNMKIVSTVITGYLPSLIFQLFLLTVPPIMLLLSSMQGFNSHSQIEKSACIKLLIFTVWNSFFTNVLSGSALYRVNVFLEPKTIPRVLAAAVPAQASFFVSYVVTSGWTGLSSEVLRLVPLLWNLINKLFGKEDDKEFEVPSTPFCQEIPKILFFGLLGITYFFLSPLILPFLLGYYCLGYVIYRNQVTEPILLFSIFM, translated from the exons ATGCTTCTCTCAGCACTTTTAACTTCAGTTGGAATCAATCTTGGgctctgttttctgtttttcaCTTTGTATTCAATTTTGAGAAAACAGCCTGCCAATGTCACTGTATACGGTCCCCGGCTTGTTAAAGACGGGAACTCTCAGCAGTCAAATGCGTTCAACCTCGAGAGGCTTTTGCCTACAGCAGGTTGGGTCAAAAGAGCACTGGAACCTACCAATGATGAAATCCTTTCCAATCTTGGCTTAGATGCTTTGGTCTTCGTTCGTGTTTTTGTCTTCAG TATAAGAGTGTTTAGCTTTGCTTCTGTGGTTGGAATCTTCATACTTCTTCCGGTTAATTATATGGGCACCGAGTTTGAAGAGTTTTTTGACCTGCCAAAGAAGTCTATGGATAACTTCAGCATTTCTAATGTCAACGATGGATCAAATAA GCTGTGGATCCACTTTTGCGCAATATACATCTTCACTGCAGTTGTTTGCTCTCTACTTTACCAT GAGCACCAGTACATCTCATCAAAGCGGATAGCTCATCTTTATTCATCCAAGCCTCAGCCACATGAATTTACGGTTCTGGTCAGTGGCGTCCCTCTTGTGTCCGGGAACAGTATAAGTGAGACAGTGGAAAACTTTTTCAGGGAATATCATTCTTCCACGTATCTTTCTCATATAGTTGTTCATCGGACAGACAAGTTAAAAGTTCTCATG AATGATGCTGAGAAGCTGTACAAGAAGCTTACTCGAGTAAAATCCGGAAGCATATCTCGTAGGCGTGATGGGTTTCTAGGGATGTTTGGGAAGAATGTTGATGTGGTTGACCATTACCAAAAGAAGCTTGACAAGTTAGAAGACGACATGAGATTGAAACAGTCTTTATTAGCAGGAGAG GAAGTTCCAGCTGCTTTCGTTTCCTTTAGGACAAGACATGGTGCTGCAATAGCAACAAACATTCAGCAAGGTCTAGATCCAACACAATGGCTGACTGAGAGAGCCCCGGAGCCTAGTGATGTTCATTGGCCATTTTTCACTGCATCGTTTGTGAGAAGATGGATCTCCAATGTGGTGGTGCTCGTGGCTTTCGTAACTCTGTTAATCCTATACATTGTCCCTGTTGTAGTGGTTCAAGGTCTTGCTAATCTTCACCAGTTAGAGACTTGGTTCCCTTTTCTAACAGGCTTATTAAATAT GAAAATCGTGAGCACAGTGATTACGGGATATCTTCCGAGTCTAATTTTCCAGCTTTTCCTTTTGACAGTACCACCCATTATGCTTCTACTTTCCTCAATGCAAGGATTCAATTCTCATAGCCAGATCGAGAAATCTGCATGTATCAAGCTTCTAATCTTTACCGTGTGGAACagtttttttacaaatgtaCTGTCCGGATCTGCTCTTTATCGTGTTAATGTGTTCCTTGAACCTAAGACTATTCCTCGTGTGCTTGCTGCAGCTGTGCCAGCACAG GCATCTTTCTTTGTATCTTATGTTGTGACATCTGGATGGACTGGTTTATCATCAGAAGTCCTACGTTTGGTTCCTCTTCTTtggaatttaataaataaactttTCGGCAAGGAAGATGACAAAGAATTTGAAGTTccttcaactcctttctgccaAGAAATCCCAAAGATTCTATTTTTTGGACTTCTCGGTATAACTTACTTCTTCCTTTCGCCATTGATACTGCCGTTCTTGTTGGGTTACTATTGTCTTGGATATGTCATCTACCGCAACCAGGTAACTGAACCAATCTTACTCTTCAGCATTTTTATGTAG